From Bacteroidales bacterium WCE2004, a single genomic window includes:
- a CDS encoding Calx-beta domain-containing protein: MMKNMKRIYSVVALLCGLLTFASCELNKNPEFNEADAFAEFEKTALAFDETAGEISVPVTVASLNGRNVTVSYGAVDGTAKEGVNYDLVDGSGVLTFTPETRTQYIKVKVYDPDVVYADGARVSGRYTGDLKFKLEFKSTGDVKASMESSCTVTIQDTDHPLSNILGNWTFTGVDHGEVVSWPCELKKDADDDHVVWFYDIAHYARARFDGWNASYYGVVSEDLTTITVPLGQESEYKYSNGESILLLAVDAGFEDLFDSGSVTATIEYDADGKVTGLTFDLDSTPAGKGAGLIGYIPGAGIVNYIYGPFTGEKK; this comes from the coding sequence ATGATGAAGAATATGAAACGAATATATTCTGTTGTTGCTCTCTTGTGCGGTCTTTTGACGTTCGCTTCCTGCGAACTTAACAAGAACCCGGAATTCAACGAAGCTGACGCTTTCGCTGAGTTCGAAAAGACGGCACTTGCTTTTGACGAGACCGCCGGAGAAATTTCCGTTCCGGTTACGGTAGCTTCCCTGAATGGCAGGAATGTGACGGTTTCTTACGGTGCTGTTGACGGCACGGCCAAAGAAGGTGTCAACTATGACCTTGTGGATGGCTCCGGTGTCCTGACCTTTACTCCTGAGACCCGCACGCAGTATATCAAGGTTAAGGTCTATGATCCCGACGTGGTCTACGCGGATGGGGCGCGTGTCTCCGGCAGGTACACGGGTGACCTGAAGTTCAAACTCGAATTCAAGAGCACGGGCGATGTGAAAGCCAGCATGGAAAGCAGCTGCACCGTGACCATCCAGGATACGGATCACCCGTTGTCCAACATTCTTGGCAATTGGACTTTTACTGGTGTCGACCACGGCGAAGTGGTTTCCTGGCCTTGCGAGTTGAAGAAGGATGCGGACGATGACCACGTAGTGTGGTTCTACGACATTGCTCACTATGCTCGCGCCCGTTTTGATGGCTGGAATGCAAGCTACTATGGTGTCGTCTCCGAGGATCTCACGACGATTACTGTTCCCTTGGGCCAGGAGTCCGAATATAAGTATTCCAATGGCGAATCCATCCTTCTGCTAGCTGTTGATGCCGGCTTCGAAGATTTGTTTGATTCCGGTTCTGTTACCGCAACGATCGAGTATGACGCTGACGGAAAGGTAACAGGGTTGACCTTCGATCTCGACAGTACCCCGGCTGGTAAGGGGGCCGGTCTCATCGGTTACATCCCGGGTGCTGGTATTGTCAATTATATCTATGGTCCTTTCACAGGAGAGAAGAAATAG
- a CDS encoding SusD family protein gives MKKIAYIALCAAAVLASGCKDFLTEDPFLTQSNALALIDYNAINSAVAGAYSPLADGTWYGADFVLTSEMRADNATIPTSTSFQSGRYQAPFYMTYSADATVGLWGYGYYVISAVNNVLEAIEDNGMEAYAKGKVSEQDVKNLQAECYFLRALSMFDMARLYAYSPAKAAAVNFNDCIPIVLKTDKTAKEQPARNTVAEVYAQIISDLTTAESLMAADYARAGITDKKAAATLPAIQALLSRVYLYNQDWQAAADYATKVINNPAFKLWTAEEYPSVWSKNVGGSEVIFEIYGNKSNAYDEYWEGPSHMTNPIGYADCAASKALTSLFEEGDVRGSTGVRGEDDGKAMFCTDQEEESNGELWTMKYYGKGLGDATSTPDVSNVIVLRLSEMYLNRAEAIVNGASISGVTALSDLNTIRANRNASPLTSAAGAAVALERRLELNFEGHYWFDLGRTAAGAVNYSDVRRPDNLDASSKFWALPIPKREYDVNANLSHNPGF, from the coding sequence ATGAAAAAAATTGCATATATCGCCCTGTGCGCCGCCGCTGTCCTTGCTTCCGGGTGCAAAGACTTCCTTACGGAGGATCCGTTCCTGACCCAGAGCAATGCACTTGCGCTCATAGATTACAATGCTATTAATTCCGCTGTTGCCGGAGCCTATTCTCCGCTCGCAGATGGTACCTGGTATGGCGCTGACTTCGTGTTGACGAGTGAGATGCGTGCCGACAACGCTACTATTCCTACGAGCACCAGCTTCCAGTCGGGCCGTTATCAGGCGCCCTTCTATATGACTTACAGCGCTGACGCTACCGTTGGCCTCTGGGGCTATGGCTATTATGTTATTTCTGCTGTCAACAATGTCCTTGAGGCTATTGAGGATAATGGCATGGAGGCATATGCCAAGGGTAAAGTTTCCGAGCAGGATGTCAAGAACCTGCAGGCTGAGTGCTATTTCCTGCGTGCTCTCTCCATGTTCGATATGGCCCGTCTCTATGCTTATTCTCCGGCCAAGGCTGCGGCCGTCAATTTCAATGACTGCATCCCTATTGTGCTGAAGACTGACAAGACCGCCAAGGAGCAGCCCGCCCGCAATACCGTTGCAGAAGTGTATGCTCAGATTATCAGCGACCTTACCACGGCCGAGTCTCTGATGGCTGCGGACTACGCCCGTGCCGGTATCACCGACAAGAAGGCGGCGGCTACGCTTCCGGCCATCCAGGCGCTGCTGAGCCGCGTCTATCTCTACAACCAGGACTGGCAGGCTGCTGCAGACTATGCCACCAAGGTGATCAACAATCCCGCTTTCAAGCTTTGGACGGCAGAAGAGTATCCTTCTGTCTGGAGCAAGAATGTCGGTGGATCTGAGGTGATCTTTGAGATCTATGGAAACAAATCCAACGCTTATGATGAGTACTGGGAAGGCCCGTCGCATATGACCAACCCGATCGGATATGCTGACTGCGCGGCCTCGAAGGCTCTCACCAGTCTCTTCGAGGAAGGAGATGTCCGGGGCTCCACGGGCGTCCGTGGTGAAGATGATGGCAAGGCCATGTTCTGCACCGACCAGGAGGAAGAGTCCAACGGCGAGCTTTGGACCATGAAGTACTATGGCAAGGGTCTTGGCGATGCGACTTCTACGCCGGATGTGAGCAACGTGATTGTCCTGCGTCTCTCCGAGATGTATCTCAACCGCGCGGAGGCCATCGTGAACGGTGCTTCGATCTCGGGCGTTACTGCGTTGAGCGATCTCAATACGATCCGCGCCAACCGAAATGCATCTCCCCTTACCTCCGCTGCCGGCGCCGCCGTTGCGCTTGAGCGTCGTCTTGAACTCAACTTCGAGGGCCACTATTGGTTCGACCTCGGACGTACTGCCGCCGGCGCCGTGAATTATTCCGACGTTCGCCGTCCGGACAATCTGGACGCATCCTCCAAGTTCTGGGCTCTTCCGATCCCGAAGCGCGAGTATGACGTGAACGCGAATCTTTCCCACAACCCTGGTTTTTAA
- a CDS encoding TonB-linked outer membrane protein, SusC/RagA family, with amino-acid sequence MKKAKLFFSTLFLLIGMTLLAQNVQVSGVVSEPSGDAVTGAAVQLKGSTTVYTMTDVLGNYRISVPSNGTLVVSCLGFKTVEIPVNGRSVINVVLDVDSEMLEETIVVAYGTVRREANTGAVAALKNVTLAEAPVSSVDKLLQGKLAGVQVTANTGQPGANTQIRIRGISSINAGNEPLWVVDGIPVESGDQSYFTNTSNAISAINPNDIESITVLKDAAAASIYGSRAANGVVLVTTKSGRAGKANFNARVKFGASMLANDNHFRVMTGDELIDWQRTAITNAGFDPDSEQSPYYRPKSLLAKANTDWLKEFIRMGAMQEYEINASAGTDRGRFYSSLAYQKNDGISYGTDFQKFTARVNSDYRLTNTIEIGTRVNLAYTMSNDTPMQSLYYSNPFFAGLTILPWIPAYDENGEFNLNIPSNSNTNPRYTAKYDDQWEKQYRVHGTAYLQWEPVRNLIFKTNNSVETTFGEGRRYWAPDPGDTKGTLQSSTTQYITLTTSNTATYNFSLDNHSFNVLLGQEAMRRSYQYYYMYGDVDANIPYPNTMVSEKDEVSYSGNFRTLLSFFGQLDYNYDNRYYLKASVREDGSSLFGAESKWGLFWAVAGSWNITHENFMKSSANWLSLLKLRASYGVNGNNSIAPYRAYGVYATSAYNGTNGSLPSRPDNASLSWEKNYTWNVGLDAGFFDNRLNFQFDLYSRKTTDMLLDKQVPQTSGFSSNFMNIGSLANRGFEIQINGDIINSRDWNWSAGFNLSYNRSEVLDLGDTQEMNYPDDSRIKHKVGKQFYTFYLKDYYGVNPSNGEALWRHHEFDKDGNITSTTLTNDYNKASYIYAGSPEPKFTGGFNTNISWKGLSLSAFFEFKTGNKVLIVENRYINSDGSQMSMNQSARSLNYWKQPGDTGVFPKPVAGNSSNSYAMPSTRWMQDGSYLRIKDITLSYSLPTNVVKKIGLNALKVYASALNLYTFHDVDWWDPERGVTGMGTGVYPMTKSIVGGIEVSF; translated from the coding sequence ATGAAAAAAGCAAAACTGTTCTTCAGCACCCTGTTCCTGCTGATTGGCATGACGCTTCTTGCACAGAACGTGCAAGTGTCTGGTGTCGTGAGTGAGCCGTCCGGGGACGCGGTGACTGGCGCAGCCGTGCAGCTCAAGGGCAGCACGACCGTCTACACCATGACGGACGTCCTTGGTAATTACCGCATTTCCGTGCCTTCCAATGGCACGCTTGTCGTAAGCTGTCTCGGCTTCAAGACCGTTGAGATCCCTGTCAACGGCCGTTCTGTCATTAACGTCGTCCTTGATGTCGATTCCGAGATGCTCGAGGAGACGATCGTCGTTGCGTACGGTACTGTCCGTCGCGAAGCCAACACCGGCGCTGTTGCAGCGCTTAAGAATGTCACTTTGGCGGAGGCCCCGGTTTCTTCCGTGGACAAGCTCCTCCAGGGCAAGCTGGCTGGCGTGCAGGTGACGGCCAATACCGGTCAGCCGGGTGCCAATACGCAGATCCGTATCCGCGGTATTTCTTCCATCAATGCCGGTAATGAACCGCTTTGGGTTGTTGATGGTATTCCCGTGGAGTCCGGTGACCAGAGTTACTTTACCAACACTTCCAACGCGATTTCTGCTATCAACCCGAACGACATCGAGTCCATCACGGTCCTGAAGGATGCCGCCGCGGCTTCCATCTATGGTTCCCGTGCTGCCAACGGCGTCGTCCTGGTGACCACCAAGAGCGGCCGTGCCGGCAAGGCGAATTTTAACGCCCGTGTCAAGTTCGGTGCTTCCATGCTGGCCAATGACAATCATTTCCGCGTGATGACCGGTGACGAGCTGATCGACTGGCAGCGCACGGCGATCACCAACGCCGGCTTCGACCCGGACAGCGAGCAGTCTCCGTACTATCGTCCGAAGTCCCTGCTTGCCAAGGCCAACACCGACTGGCTCAAGGAATTCATCCGTATGGGTGCCATGCAGGAATACGAAATCAACGCTTCTGCCGGCACCGACCGCGGCCGTTTCTATTCTTCGCTCGCTTACCAGAAGAATGACGGTATCTCCTATGGCACTGATTTCCAGAAATTCACGGCCCGTGTCAATTCCGATTATCGCCTGACCAACACCATCGAGATCGGCACCCGTGTCAATCTTGCGTATACGATGTCCAATGATACGCCGATGCAGAGCCTGTACTATAGCAACCCGTTCTTTGCAGGTCTGACCATCCTCCCTTGGATTCCGGCTTATGATGAGAATGGCGAGTTCAACCTCAACATCCCGTCTAACTCCAACACGAACCCGCGTTACACCGCCAAGTATGACGACCAGTGGGAAAAGCAGTATCGTGTCCATGGTACGGCATATCTCCAGTGGGAGCCGGTGCGCAACCTCATTTTCAAGACCAACAACTCTGTCGAGACTACGTTCGGTGAGGGCCGTCGTTATTGGGCCCCGGATCCGGGCGATACGAAGGGCACCCTCCAGTCGTCTACGACGCAGTATATCACGCTGACGACCTCCAATACCGCTACTTATAATTTCTCGCTCGACAACCACAGCTTCAATGTGTTGTTGGGACAGGAGGCGATGCGTCGCAGTTACCAATACTACTATATGTATGGCGATGTCGACGCGAATATCCCGTATCCGAACACGATGGTGTCTGAAAAGGATGAGGTAAGCTATAGCGGCAATTTCCGCACCTTGCTTTCTTTCTTCGGCCAGTTGGACTACAACTATGACAACCGCTACTACCTGAAGGCTTCCGTGCGTGAGGATGGTTCTTCCCTCTTCGGCGCCGAAAGCAAGTGGGGTCTTTTCTGGGCGGTCGCCGGCTCCTGGAACATTACGCACGAGAACTTCATGAAGAGTTCTGCCAATTGGCTCAGCCTGTTGAAGCTCCGCGCAAGCTACGGCGTGAACGGTAACAACAGTATCGCCCCTTATCGTGCTTACGGCGTTTATGCGACCTCCGCGTACAATGGTACCAACGGTTCTCTGCCCAGTCGGCCGGATAACGCTTCTCTCTCCTGGGAGAAGAACTATACCTGGAATGTCGGTCTCGACGCAGGCTTCTTTGACAACCGGCTGAACTTCCAGTTCGATCTGTATAGCCGCAAGACCACGGACATGCTCCTTGACAAGCAGGTCCCGCAGACTTCCGGTTTCAGCTCCAATTTCATGAATATCGGTTCCCTGGCCAACAGAGGTTTCGAGATCCAGATCAATGGTGATATCATCAATTCCCGCGACTGGAACTGGAGCGCCGGTTTCAACCTGTCCTACAACCGTTCCGAAGTCCTGGATCTGGGTGATACCCAGGAAATGAACTATCCGGATGATAGCCGTATCAAGCACAAGGTCGGAAAGCAGTTCTATACTTTCTATCTGAAGGATTACTATGGCGTCAATCCGTCCAACGGTGAGGCTCTCTGGCGTCACCACGAGTTCGACAAGGATGGAAACATCACCAGTACTACGCTGACGAACGACTACAACAAGGCCTCCTATATCTATGCCGGTTCTCCGGAGCCTAAGTTCACCGGTGGCTTCAATACCAACATTTCCTGGAAGGGCCTTTCCCTGAGTGCGTTCTTTGAATTCAAGACTGGCAATAAGGTCCTCATCGTCGAGAACCGGTACATCAACTCCGATGGTAGCCAGATGAGCATGAACCAATCTGCCCGCTCCCTCAACTACTGGAAACAGCCGGGTGATACTGGCGTGTTCCCGAAGCCGGTTGCCGGCAATTCTTCCAACTCGTATGCGATGCCTAGCACCCGCTGGATGCAGGACGGCAGCTATCTGCGTATCAAGGATATTACCCTGTCGTATTCCCTCCCGACCAATGTCGTCAAGAAGATTGGTCTGAATGCCCTCAAGGTTTACGCAAGTGCCCTCAACCTCTACACCTTCCATGATGTGGATTGGTGGGATCCTGAGCGTGGCGTGACCGGTATGGGTACCGGTGTCTATCCTATGACCAAGTCTATCGTGGGCGGCATCGAGGTCTCTTTCTAA